One genomic region from Cellulomonas fengjieae encodes:
- a CDS encoding MarR family winged helix-turn-helix transcriptional regulator, translated as MPAGAGAVLIDLVRVETVLYNTVDARLKDAGGLTLPQLEVLSVIRDVPGCRVLDVSLTISITVGAASKAVDRLQEQGWCRRTVDPDDRRSSVLSLTTLGSAAVDQAAPVFEAAAADALGALLPAHDLEHLARTLRSARAVLQPGVDRAAGHPHAQRGPAGP; from the coding sequence ATGCCAGCCGGCGCCGGGGCGGTGCTGATCGACCTCGTCCGCGTCGAGACGGTCCTGTACAACACGGTCGACGCGCGCCTCAAGGACGCGGGCGGGCTGACGCTGCCGCAGCTCGAGGTGCTGAGCGTCATCCGCGACGTGCCGGGCTGCCGCGTCCTGGACGTCTCCCTCACCATCTCCATCACCGTCGGCGCGGCGAGCAAGGCTGTCGACCGTCTCCAGGAGCAGGGCTGGTGCCGGCGCACCGTGGACCCGGACGACCGGCGGTCCTCCGTCCTGTCGCTGACCACGCTCGGCTCCGCGGCTGTCGACCAGGCCGCCCCGGTGTTCGAGGCGGCTGCGGCCGACGCCCTGGGGGCGCTCCTCCCCGCGCACGATCTGGAGCACCTGGCGCGGACCCTCAGGTCGGCGCGGGCCGTGCTCCAGCCCGGCGTGGACCGGGCGGCCGGGCACCCGCACGCACAACGCGGACCTGCCGGTCCGTGA
- a CDS encoding glutamate-5-semialdehyde dehydrogenase, which yields MTTSLDQQVQTDVTAQVRAVAERAKTASRRLATATRATKDAALHAMADALVVATPEIVAANALDLERGRAAGTSPGLLDRLELTPERIVAIAGALRELAALPDPVGEVVRGQTLPNGLRMRQVRVPMGVVGMIYEARPNVTVDAAGLALKSGNAVILRGGSAAAATNEVIVDVLSGALVAQRLPGTLVQSIDAWGREGAVALMHARGLVDVLVPRGGADLIQTVVRESTVPVVETGVGNVHVYVDETADLAVAVAILLNSKTQRVGVCNAAETLLVHEAVADEFLPVALAMLADEGVTIHGDEATLALAPEEAACEPATDDDWAREYLSLDLAVRVVDSLDDALEHIRVWSSGHTEAIVTRDLAASERFVAEVDSAAVMVNASTRFTDGGQLGLGAEIGISTQKLHARGPMGLGELTTTKWIVHGDGHVRP from the coding sequence ATGACGACGTCGCTCGACCAGCAGGTGCAGACGGACGTGACCGCACAGGTCCGCGCCGTGGCGGAGCGGGCCAAGACCGCGTCCCGGCGGCTCGCCACCGCCACCCGTGCCACCAAGGACGCGGCGCTGCACGCGATGGCGGACGCCCTCGTCGTCGCGACGCCCGAGATCGTCGCCGCCAACGCGCTGGACCTGGAGCGAGGTCGCGCCGCCGGCACGTCGCCCGGCCTGCTGGACCGGCTGGAGCTCACCCCGGAGCGCATCGTGGCCATCGCGGGCGCCCTGCGCGAGCTGGCCGCGCTGCCGGACCCCGTCGGGGAGGTCGTGCGCGGCCAGACCCTCCCCAACGGTCTGCGGATGCGCCAGGTGCGCGTGCCGATGGGCGTCGTCGGCATGATCTACGAGGCCCGGCCCAACGTGACCGTGGACGCCGCGGGGCTCGCGCTCAAGAGCGGGAACGCGGTCATCCTGCGGGGCGGCTCGGCCGCGGCGGCGACCAACGAGGTCATCGTGGACGTCCTGTCCGGGGCGCTCGTCGCCCAGCGGCTCCCGGGCACGCTCGTGCAGTCGATCGACGCCTGGGGGCGCGAGGGTGCAGTGGCGCTCATGCACGCCCGCGGGCTCGTGGACGTGCTCGTCCCGCGCGGCGGGGCGGACCTCATCCAGACCGTCGTGCGCGAGTCCACCGTGCCGGTGGTCGAGACGGGCGTCGGCAACGTGCACGTCTACGTCGACGAGACGGCGGACCTGGCGGTCGCCGTCGCCATCCTGCTGAACTCCAAGACGCAGCGCGTCGGGGTCTGCAACGCCGCCGAGACGCTCCTGGTGCACGAGGCGGTCGCCGACGAGTTCCTGCCCGTCGCCCTGGCGATGCTGGCCGACGAGGGCGTGACCATCCACGGCGACGAGGCGACGCTCGCGCTCGCGCCGGAGGAGGCGGCCTGCGAGCCGGCCACCGACGACGACTGGGCGCGCGAGTACCTGTCGCTCGACCTCGCCGTCCGGGTGGTCGACTCGCTCGACGACGCACTGGAGCACATCCGCGTGTGGAGCTCCGGGCACACGGAGGCGATCGTCACGCGGGACCTGGCGGCGTCCGAGCGGTTCGTCGCCGAGGTCGACTCCGCGGCGGTCATGGTCAACGCCTCGACGCGGTTCACCGACGGCGGCCAGCTGGGGCTCGGCGCGGAGATCGGCATCTCCACGCAGAAGCTGCACGCCCGCGGCCCGATGGGGCTCGGTGAGCTGACGACGACCAAGTGGATCGTGCACGGCGACGGGCACGTCCGACCCTGA
- the rsfS gene encoding ribosome silencing factor has translation MAATERAIELALAAARAASDIKAEEIIALDVSEQLVLTDVFLIASGTNERQVGAIVDAVEEALFHLGAKPIRREGKAAGRWVLVDFGDVVVHVQHAEDRVYYALERLWKDCPVIELPADARGTDEGTEA, from the coding sequence GTGGCTGCGACCGAACGTGCGATCGAGCTGGCCCTGGCGGCGGCTCGTGCCGCTTCCGACATCAAGGCCGAGGAGATCATCGCGCTGGACGTCAGCGAGCAGCTCGTGCTCACCGACGTCTTCCTGATCGCCTCCGGCACCAACGAGCGCCAGGTCGGCGCGATCGTCGACGCGGTCGAGGAGGCGCTGTTCCACCTCGGCGCCAAGCCGATCCGCCGCGAGGGCAAGGCCGCAGGCCGTTGGGTGCTGGTGGACTTCGGCGACGTCGTGGTGCACGTGCAGCACGCGGAGGACCGCGTCTACTACGCCCTCGAGCGGTTGTGGAAGGACTGCCCTGTCATCGAGCTGCCCGCCGACGCGCGGGGGACCGACGAGGGCACCGAGGCGTGA
- a CDS encoding alpha/beta hydrolase fold domain-containing protein, translated as MSQAQLIAIDAALRGGQREPQTLAEQRAGFEEFAARPVERDVTVDEVLLGGVPALRLTPPGAARTALLYLHGGGYVIGSARSGAGLATALARRANAVAYSLDYRLAPEHPFPAAAEDGLAAYRALLADGHEPGEIVLAGDSAGGGLALALLLAARDAGLPQPAAVVVMSPWGDLTLSGESLRTKEADDAIFDAADVAEYAARYLGDHDPADPLASPVLADLDGLPPLLVQVGTNEVLLDDATRLAARAAAAHVAVTLEVVARAPHVFQHFAGRLDEADLAIDRAGCFLAGHLATSPAGRQRTPAR; from the coding sequence ATGTCGCAGGCCCAGCTCATCGCCATCGATGCCGCGCTGCGCGGCGGGCAGCGCGAGCCCCAGACCCTCGCCGAGCAGCGCGCCGGCTTCGAGGAGTTCGCTGCTCGTCCCGTCGAGCGCGACGTCACGGTCGACGAGGTCCTGCTCGGGGGCGTGCCGGCGCTGCGGCTCACGCCCCCGGGAGCGGCCCGGACCGCACTGCTGTACCTGCACGGCGGGGGCTACGTCATCGGGTCCGCGCGATCGGGCGCCGGCCTGGCGACCGCCCTCGCCCGCCGTGCGAACGCGGTCGCGTACTCGCTGGACTACCGGCTCGCGCCGGAGCACCCGTTCCCCGCCGCCGCGGAGGACGGCCTCGCCGCCTACCGCGCCCTCCTCGCCGACGGTCACGAGCCGGGGGAGATCGTCCTCGCGGGGGACTCCGCCGGCGGCGGCCTCGCGCTCGCACTGCTCCTGGCCGCACGGGACGCCGGGCTGCCGCAGCCGGCGGCCGTCGTGGTCATGTCGCCGTGGGGCGACCTGACGCTGAGCGGGGAGAGCCTGCGCACCAAGGAGGCGGACGACGCCATCTTCGACGCGGCGGACGTCGCCGAGTACGCGGCGCGGTACCTCGGGGACCACGACCCCGCCGACCCGCTCGCCAGCCCGGTCCTCGCCGATCTCGACGGGCTGCCGCCCCTGCTCGTCCAGGTGGGCACGAACGAGGTCCTGCTCGACGACGCGACCCGGCTCGCCGCCCGAGCAGCCGCGGCCCACGTGGCCGTGACGCTCGAGGTCGTGGCCCGTGCGCCGCACGTGTTCCAGCACTTCGCCGGCCGGCTGGACGAGGCCGACCTCGCGATCGACCGCGCCGGGTGCTTCCTCGCGGGCCACCTGGCGACCTCGCCGGCAGGGCGTCAGCGCACACCCGCGCGCTGA
- the nadD gene encoding nicotinate-nucleotide adenylyltransferase, with protein sequence MTQRQRRTRLGVMGGTFDPIHHGHLVAASEVASRFDLDEVVFVPTGHPAFKVDHGVTAAEHRYLMTVIATASNPRFTVSRVDVDRSGVTYTVDTLRDLKAARPDAELLFITGADAIAQILTWKDAEELFAMAQFVAVTRPGHALTVDGLPGDRVHVLEVPAMAISSTDVRARERAGQPVWYLVPDGVVQYIAKHRLYRGQS encoded by the coding sequence ATGACGCAGCGGCAGCGCAGGACACGCCTGGGAGTGATGGGTGGCACGTTCGACCCCATCCACCACGGCCACCTCGTTGCCGCCAGCGAGGTCGCCTCGCGGTTCGACCTCGACGAGGTCGTGTTCGTGCCGACGGGTCACCCGGCGTTCAAGGTCGACCACGGCGTCACCGCGGCGGAGCACCGCTACCTGATGACGGTCATCGCCACGGCATCGAACCCCCGGTTCACGGTGAGCCGGGTGGATGTGGACCGATCGGGTGTGACGTACACCGTCGACACCCTCCGGGACCTCAAGGCCGCGCGTCCGGACGCCGAACTTCTCTTCATCACGGGTGCGGACGCCATCGCTCAGATCCTCACGTGGAAGGATGCCGAGGAGCTCTTCGCGATGGCGCAGTTCGTGGCGGTCACCCGCCCCGGGCACGCGCTGACGGTCGACGGGCTTCCCGGTGATCGCGTCCACGTCCTGGAGGTCCCTGCCATGGCGATCTCCTCGACCGACGTCCGTGCACGTGAACGGGCCGGACAGCCGGTCTGGTACCTCGTCCCCGACGGGGTCGTCCAGTACATCGCCAAGCACAGGTTGTATCGAGGTCAGTCATGA
- a CDS encoding histidine phosphatase family protein: MTAGRLLLVRHGRTAYNSEARLQGQVDIPLDAVGRWQARTAAAHLLSRHEPTVIVTSDLSRAHETASFLGRAAGLDLVVDPRLRERAFGVWEGLTGEDLRRDWPDEFAVWRAGGQPEGVGAETRAEVARRVREGILEHAAALGPGDTLVVVSHGSAISCGVGDLLGMPTDWHGFSGMLNAHWTELVATRGAYAPSWRMVSYNIGPTDASTDWNAGPDTTHDSDADSETRDPD, from the coding sequence GTGACCGCCGGCCGTCTGCTGCTGGTCCGCCACGGCCGCACCGCGTACAACTCGGAGGCGCGGCTCCAGGGCCAGGTGGACATCCCGCTCGACGCGGTCGGCCGCTGGCAGGCGCGCACCGCCGCCGCGCACCTGCTCTCGCGGCACGAGCCCACCGTGATCGTCACGTCGGACCTGAGCCGCGCGCACGAGACCGCGAGCTTCCTCGGCCGCGCTGCCGGGCTCGACCTCGTGGTCGACCCCCGGCTGCGCGAGCGGGCGTTCGGTGTCTGGGAAGGGCTGACGGGGGAGGACCTCCGGCGCGACTGGCCCGACGAGTTCGCCGTCTGGCGGGCCGGCGGCCAGCCCGAGGGGGTCGGTGCCGAGACGCGCGCGGAGGTCGCCCGGCGGGTGCGTGAGGGCATCCTCGAGCACGCCGCCGCGCTCGGCCCGGGGGACACCCTGGTCGTCGTCTCGCACGGCTCCGCGATCAGCTGCGGCGTCGGGGACCTGCTCGGCATGCCGACCGACTGGCACGGCTTCTCGGGCATGCTCAACGCGCACTGGACCGAGCTCGTGGCCACGCGCGGCGCCTACGCGCCGTCGTGGCGGATGGTCAGCTACAACATCGGCCCGACCGACGCGTCGACCGACTGGAACGCCGGACCGGACACGACGCACGACTCCGACGCCGACTCCGAGACGCGCGACCCCGATTAG
- a CDS encoding lantibiotic dehydratase has protein sequence MTTRASGAWQVADFFVARMPALHLDALEHLGADAEAPGAPDDPPAAERDRVRSRAMLRELASRPDVREALFLASPGLAGRVDAWLLDAGSGQRRVERALLRYLSRMAGRTTPFGLFAGWSLGMVGGASTHLDLSRASRTSALDAGYLLELSRVLEDAPGMRERLRYHPNPTLYEAAGRIRYVESRGAVHDLVVVEPTVVLRAVLARAAAGARLDELVDQVAEIEPTVERPEAAEFVNELIDAQVLVSELVPLITGSDPADGMVHALEDVGAHAFALPLRDAQVELDRIDAQPPGVELDRYHRVSDALSPLPVAADPARLFRTDLRLDGDLRLGDGVIAELQRGIEVLSRVGGGIYVDGFADFRNAFTSRYGDREVPLLEALDDECGVGLRAGGGRPVPAPPLFDGFSSGERVAPTRPGPTPRDDVLARLVGEAQRARDPEVQLAASDLEQLARAQGEPTPIADAVAVMATVLAGSSEAVARGDFRLHLAGITGPSGATLLGRFCAGDAVLTEHVRRYLQAEQELQPDALLAEVVHRPTPRSGNVVSRPVLRQYEIPVIGRSGAPREDQIDLDDLVVAVRQGRVVLRSRRRGRVVVPRLGVAHDFRGPRNLGVYRFLAALQYQDAASAVRFVLGPLSDARYVPRLTAGRLVLSRARWNLTAADLAPLVTAPDRARFGALSAIREEFALPRWVAVADGDSVLPVDLDDVLLVDAAAAMLRRRSGVTLVEVFHGRDDVLARGPGGRYVHELVVPFLRTAAPHRPTRVVHPAEGARRFPPGSGWLYVKLYTGTIGDDVVLRDLVRPVVRDAMAAQEAVRWFFVRYGDPEWHLRLRLQGDPVRLLHGVLPRVLEAAAPHLASGLIWRAQVDTYEREVVRYGGARGIDLAEQVFAADSDAVLDLLDLPQDRWRACVQGFDALLRDAGLGLSARHRLVRDRRADALSAHGAPDALARRLGALYRRERPLVDRLLDGPDSADEAACAIFARRSETVRPLLAELGAVVAPNDMPGVLSSLLHMHANRLLGADVRRQELVVLDFLHRSYASRTARGIEL, from the coding sequence ATGACGACGCGGGCGTCCGGCGCGTGGCAGGTCGCCGACTTCTTCGTCGCGCGCATGCCTGCCCTGCATCTCGACGCGCTCGAGCACCTGGGCGCCGACGCCGAAGCGCCGGGGGCGCCGGATGACCCGCCCGCGGCCGAGCGCGACAGAGTTCGCTCGCGAGCGATGCTGCGCGAGCTGGCTTCACGGCCGGACGTACGAGAGGCGCTGTTCCTCGCCTCTCCGGGGCTGGCGGGCCGGGTCGACGCCTGGCTTCTCGACGCGGGATCGGGTCAGAGACGCGTGGAGCGGGCGCTCCTGCGGTACCTGTCACGGATGGCTGGCCGGACGACACCCTTCGGGCTGTTCGCCGGCTGGTCGCTCGGCATGGTCGGCGGAGCGTCGACCCACCTCGACCTGAGCCGTGCCAGCCGTACGTCGGCCCTCGACGCGGGCTACCTGCTCGAGCTGTCCCGCGTCCTCGAGGACGCCCCGGGAATGCGTGAGCGGCTGCGCTATCACCCCAACCCGACCCTCTACGAGGCCGCGGGTCGGATCCGCTATGTCGAGTCCCGAGGAGCCGTCCACGATCTCGTGGTCGTCGAGCCGACAGTCGTCCTGCGCGCGGTGCTGGCGAGAGCGGCGGCCGGGGCTCGGCTAGACGAGCTGGTCGACCAGGTTGCGGAGATCGAACCGACCGTCGAGCGGCCGGAGGCAGCGGAGTTCGTCAACGAGCTGATCGATGCCCAGGTGCTGGTGAGCGAGCTGGTCCCGCTGATTACCGGCTCCGACCCGGCCGACGGAATGGTGCATGCTCTCGAGGACGTCGGTGCGCACGCGTTCGCGTTGCCGCTCCGCGACGCGCAGGTCGAGCTCGACCGGATCGACGCACAGCCACCGGGCGTGGAGCTCGATCGATACCATCGGGTGTCCGATGCGCTCTCGCCGTTGCCGGTCGCCGCGGATCCGGCGCGGTTGTTCCGCACGGACCTGCGTCTCGATGGTGACCTCCGCCTGGGCGACGGCGTCATCGCAGAGCTCCAACGCGGGATCGAGGTGCTGAGCCGCGTCGGCGGTGGCATCTACGTCGACGGTTTCGCCGACTTCCGGAACGCATTCACGTCGCGGTACGGCGACCGTGAGGTCCCCTTGCTGGAGGCACTCGACGACGAGTGCGGCGTCGGTCTCAGGGCCGGCGGCGGTCGGCCCGTGCCGGCGCCCCCGCTCTTCGACGGGTTCTCGAGCGGCGAGCGGGTGGCGCCGACCAGGCCGGGCCCGACTCCCCGCGACGACGTGCTGGCTCGGCTGGTGGGGGAGGCGCAGCGGGCGAGGGACCCCGAGGTACAGCTCGCTGCGTCCGACCTCGAGCAGCTGGCACGTGCTCAGGGCGAGCCGACTCCGATCGCCGACGCCGTGGCCGTGATGGCTACCGTCCTCGCCGGCTCGTCGGAGGCGGTCGCCCGCGGTGACTTCCGCCTGCACCTCGCGGGAATCACCGGGCCGTCGGGCGCGACCCTGCTCGGTCGGTTCTGTGCCGGTGACGCCGTACTGACCGAGCACGTGCGCCGGTATCTCCAGGCGGAGCAGGAGCTGCAGCCCGACGCATTGCTTGCCGAGGTCGTGCACCGGCCAACTCCACGTTCGGGCAACGTCGTGTCTCGTCCGGTGCTCCGGCAGTACGAGATCCCTGTGATCGGGCGCTCCGGCGCGCCCAGGGAGGACCAGATCGATCTCGACGACCTGGTCGTCGCCGTCCGGCAGGGGCGAGTAGTGCTCCGGTCGCGCCGGCGTGGCCGGGTGGTCGTCCCTCGCCTCGGCGTCGCCCACGACTTCCGTGGCCCGCGCAACCTCGGTGTGTACCGGTTCTTGGCCGCGCTGCAGTACCAGGACGCGGCGTCGGCCGTGCGCTTCGTGCTGGGACCACTGTCGGACGCGCGCTACGTGCCGCGCCTGACGGCCGGGCGGCTCGTGCTGAGTCGGGCTCGCTGGAACCTCACTGCGGCCGACCTGGCGCCTCTGGTGACGGCCCCTGACCGTGCGCGCTTCGGCGCGCTGTCGGCGATCCGCGAGGAGTTCGCGCTGCCACGTTGGGTGGCCGTCGCCGACGGCGACAGCGTGCTACCCGTCGACCTGGACGACGTCCTGCTGGTGGACGCCGCCGCCGCGATGCTTCGGCGCCGGTCCGGGGTCACGCTCGTCGAGGTGTTCCACGGGCGGGACGACGTGTTGGCGCGCGGGCCGGGCGGTCGGTACGTGCATGAGCTCGTGGTTCCGTTCCTGCGCACCGCGGCGCCGCACCGCCCGACCCGGGTGGTCCACCCCGCAGAGGGCGCCCGTCGATTCCCGCCGGGGTCGGGGTGGCTGTACGTCAAGCTCTACACCGGCACGATCGGGGACGACGTCGTGCTGCGTGACCTGGTCCGGCCGGTCGTGCGCGACGCGATGGCCGCCCAGGAGGCGGTCCGCTGGTTCTTCGTCCGCTACGGCGACCCGGAGTGGCATCTGCGGCTGCGCCTGCAGGGTGACCCTGTCCGCCTGCTGCACGGCGTGCTGCCACGCGTGCTCGAGGCCGCGGCACCACACCTGGCCTCCGGGTTGATCTGGCGCGCCCAGGTCGACACCTACGAACGGGAGGTTGTGCGCTACGGGGGAGCGCGCGGGATCGACCTCGCCGAGCAGGTGTTCGCGGCGGACAGTGACGCGGTCCTCGATCTGCTCGACCTTCCGCAGGACCGCTGGCGGGCCTGCGTCCAGGGGTTCGACGCGCTCCTGCGCGACGCGGGGCTCGGCCTCTCAGCACGGCATCGGCTCGTGCGCGACCGGCGAGCCGACGCACTCTCGGCCCACGGCGCCCCTGACGCTCTGGCGCGACGTCTCGGCGCGTTGTACCGCAGGGAGCGGCCCCTGGTGGACCGGCTGCTCGACGGCCCGGACAGCGCCGACGAGGCTGCGTGTGCGATCTTCGCCCGGCGCAGCGAGACCGTGCGCCCGCTGCTCGCTGAGCTGGGCGCTGTCGTGGCGCCGAACGACATGCCGGGCGTCCTGAGCAGCCTGCTGCACATGCACGCGAACCGGTTGCTGGGCGCCGATGTGCGCCGCCAGGAGCTCGTCGTCCTGGACTTCCTGCACCGCTCCTACGCGTCCCGGACGGCCCGCGGCATCGAGCTGTAG
- a CDS encoding cupin-like domain-containing protein, with translation MHLDAVPRVDRNDFRVPRLGGEPRVVVGNVAGWPALERWDSDYLRAVAGGVEVVVRERNGPPNNMYQHLAQGGAVPFGDYLDWVLATAGDLQPVTADLTDPRQITGLVAASRLDVSYYLDANLVRLSPTLTSDAPDPQWFRRPAPDVNFWCGVQGTSSGLHCDVSPNCNVQVVGSKHFSLFPPSSARRLGRIGHGTHCRVDPNALDLRRFPRAADVRGFETTLGPGESLYIPVGWFHQVTVTSAWAVNVNFFWPRPFPQGLAVPMLWGFLLRRGRARLARTLGGG, from the coding sequence GTGCACCTGGACGCCGTCCCCCGGGTCGACCGGAACGACTTCCGCGTTCCGCGGCTCGGTGGCGAGCCGCGCGTCGTCGTCGGGAACGTGGCCGGTTGGCCGGCGCTCGAGCGCTGGGACAGCGACTACCTGCGGGCGGTCGCCGGAGGCGTCGAGGTGGTGGTCCGGGAGCGGAACGGTCCGCCCAACAACATGTACCAGCACCTGGCACAGGGCGGAGCGGTCCCGTTCGGCGACTACCTGGACTGGGTACTGGCGACGGCCGGAGACCTGCAGCCGGTCACCGCTGACCTGACGGACCCACGGCAGATCACCGGGCTGGTCGCAGCGTCGCGCCTGGACGTCTCCTACTACCTGGACGCCAACCTCGTCCGGCTGTCGCCGACGCTGACGTCCGATGCGCCGGATCCGCAGTGGTTTCGGCGGCCGGCCCCGGACGTCAACTTCTGGTGCGGCGTGCAGGGCACGTCCTCGGGCCTGCACTGCGACGTGTCGCCGAACTGCAACGTCCAGGTGGTCGGCAGCAAGCACTTCTCGTTGTTCCCGCCGTCAAGCGCGCGCAGGCTCGGGCGGATCGGGCACGGGACGCACTGCCGCGTCGACCCGAACGCGCTCGACCTCCGGAGGTTCCCGCGGGCTGCGGATGTCCGCGGCTTCGAGACGACCCTCGGCCCGGGGGAGTCGCTCTACATCCCGGTCGGCTGGTTCCACCAGGTCACTGTCACCTCGGCGTGGGCCGTCAATGTCAACTTCTTCTGGCCACGGCCGTTCCCGCAAGGTCTCGCGGTGCCGATGCTCTGGGGGTTCCTGCTGCGTCGGGGGCGTGCGCGACTGGCGCGAACCTTGGGTGGCGGATGA
- a CDS encoding glycoside hydrolase family 31 protein, giving the protein MTDLFTVDGTTLRWSGGGETLVIEPWGRDSVRVRSALGDVVDADWALIRQDPAVHGGTTVSVDGATATLTNGRITVVATAWSGLDWQTGALSHDCRLAFHDADGRLLFSESASGGALKLRSRTYRPLAGGGVSAELSLDTPAGEHLAGMGQYQQDLVDLKGCTLELAHRNSQASVPFVLSSEGYGFLWHNPAIGRATFASNRTEWSAQSCRQLDYWVTAGPTPAAISARYAEATGHAPMMPEHGLGFWQCKLRYSSQEELLEVAREHVRRGLPLDVIVADFFHWPHMGDFRFEEEFWPDPAAMVAELADLGVELMVSVWPQVSLESENFAEMSRRNLLVSSNRGIDVQMWFGGPSRFVDVTNPEARAFLWDRCREGYGQYGIRLFWLDEAEPEYGVYDHDAYRYHAGQGTEVGNLYPQAFSRAFFDGLTAQGQGSVVNLVRCAWAGSQRYGALVWSGDIHSDFPTLRRQIVAGVHLGVAGIPWFTTDIGGFGGGRTDDLDFHELLVRWFQVGTFLPVMRLHGDRGPSHEVRAADGSPRQPSGAANELWSFGPAVYDVLERYVHLREDLRDYTRELMAAAHTDGQPVMRGLFHEFPDDPIGWTVADQYLYGPSLLVAPVLEAGATSRRVYLPDGATWTCLSSGAVHEGGRWVDVDAPLTVIPVFARDGALDRLVGRLAPA; this is encoded by the coding sequence GTGACCGACCTGTTCACCGTCGACGGGACCACCCTGCGCTGGAGCGGCGGCGGCGAGACCCTGGTGATCGAGCCCTGGGGTCGGGACAGCGTCCGCGTGCGTTCCGCGCTGGGCGACGTCGTCGACGCGGACTGGGCCCTCATCCGGCAGGACCCGGCGGTGCACGGCGGGACCACCGTCTCGGTCGACGGTGCGACGGCCACCCTGACCAACGGCCGGATCACCGTCGTCGCGACGGCCTGGAGCGGGCTGGACTGGCAGACCGGTGCCCTGTCCCACGACTGCCGGCTCGCGTTCCACGACGCGGACGGGCGGCTCCTGTTCTCCGAGTCCGCGTCCGGCGGTGCGCTGAAGCTGCGCTCCCGCACCTACCGGCCCCTGGCCGGCGGCGGCGTCAGCGCGGAGCTGTCGCTCGACACTCCGGCGGGTGAGCACCTCGCGGGCATGGGCCAGTACCAGCAGGACCTCGTGGACCTCAAGGGCTGCACGCTCGAGCTGGCGCACCGCAACTCCCAGGCCAGCGTCCCGTTCGTGCTGTCGAGCGAGGGCTACGGCTTCCTGTGGCACAACCCGGCGATCGGTCGGGCGACCTTCGCGAGCAACCGCACCGAGTGGTCAGCGCAGAGCTGCCGGCAGCTGGACTACTGGGTCACCGCGGGGCCGACGCCCGCGGCGATCAGCGCGCGGTACGCCGAGGCCACGGGGCACGCGCCGATGATGCCCGAGCACGGCCTCGGGTTCTGGCAGTGCAAGCTGCGCTACTCCAGCCAGGAGGAGCTGCTCGAGGTGGCGCGCGAGCACGTCCGCCGAGGGCTGCCGCTGGACGTGATCGTCGCGGACTTCTTCCACTGGCCCCACATGGGCGACTTCCGGTTCGAGGAGGAGTTCTGGCCGGACCCCGCCGCGATGGTTGCCGAGCTCGCAGACCTCGGGGTGGAGCTCATGGTGTCAGTCTGGCCGCAGGTCTCGCTGGAGTCGGAGAACTTCGCGGAGATGTCCCGCCGGAACCTGCTGGTGAGCAGCAACCGCGGCATCGACGTCCAGATGTGGTTCGGGGGGCCCAGCCGCTTCGTCGACGTGACCAACCCCGAGGCGCGGGCCTTCCTGTGGGACCGGTGCCGCGAGGGCTACGGGCAGTACGGGATCCGGCTGTTCTGGCTCGACGAGGCCGAGCCCGAGTACGGGGTGTACGACCACGACGCGTACCGCTACCACGCCGGCCAGGGCACGGAGGTCGGCAACCTCTACCCCCAGGCGTTCTCCCGCGCGTTCTTCGACGGGCTGACCGCGCAGGGGCAGGGGTCCGTGGTCAACCTGGTGCGCTGCGCGTGGGCCGGGTCCCAGCGGTACGGCGCCCTCGTGTGGTCGGGGGACATCCACTCCGACTTCCCGACCCTGCGGCGGCAGATCGTCGCGGGGGTGCACCTGGGGGTGGCTGGTATCCCGTGGTTCACCACTGACATCGGCGGCTTCGGCGGCGGGCGCACCGACGACCTGGACTTCCACGAGCTCCTGGTCAGGTGGTTCCAGGTGGGCACGTTCCTGCCGGTCATGCGCCTGCACGGCGACCGCGGACCGTCCCACGAGGTGCGCGCGGCGGACGGGTCACCGCGACAGCCCAGCGGCGCGGCCAACGAGCTGTGGTCCTTCGGGCCGGCGGTGTACGACGTGCTCGAGCGGTACGTCCACCTGCGCGAAGACCTGCGGGACTACACGCGGGAGCTCATGGCCGCCGCGCACACCGACGGTCAGCCGGTCATGCGAGGGCTGTTCCACGAGTTCCCGGACGACCCGATCGGGTGGACGGTCGCCGACCAGTACCTGTACGGGCCCTCGCTGCTCGTCGCGCCGGTCCTGGAGGCCGGCGCGACCTCGCGACGGGTGTACCTGCCCGACGGTGCGACGTGGACCTGCCTGAGCTCGGGCGCGGTCCATGAGGGCGGCCGCTGGGTCGACGTGGACGCCCCGCTGACGGTCATCCCGGTGTTCGCGCGGGACGGGGCGC